The following are encoded together in the Bacteroidota bacterium genome:
- a CDS encoding S41 family peptidase: MSRPNFFIPIFIAISIIFVSFTSFSQSADIRKSIQKIAGVLQLIDYAYVDSVDMDKLVEDAIIETLHELDPHSSYIPAEDLERTEEELVGSFEGIGVTFQIFQDTILVISPIPGGPSEKVGIMAGDKIIKIDGEDAYGKKIDNEYVFKHLRGEKGTKVDVGIYRAGKKELIDYTIVRDKIPIHSIDASYIIEPGVGYIKLNRFSKTSTEEFRESVADLKSKGMKKLILDLRGNSGGYLGIAVELSDEFLPSGRLIVYTEGLKSPREEFDATSAGSFEKGDLIVMIDEGSASASEIVSGAVQDWDRGLILGRRSFGKGLVQRPFELLDGSVMRLTTARYYTPTGRSIQRPYENGFDDYYKDYVERWDRGEMIHSDSIHFPDSLKFYTPGNRIVYGGGGIMPDIFIPWDSTWISDYYINLRRKGILNQFTIQYVNSHRKEILKKYPTPEEYRDKYQITNDIMQQFIDLGKEEGVEYDEKGYEASEAVLKSQIKAWMARNLWDVNASYMVFSETDDALQEALKILEDGTLFVELKIRR, translated from the coding sequence ATGAGCAGACCGAATTTTTTTATTCCCATTTTCATCGCTATTTCTATCATCTTCGTCTCTTTTACATCGTTTTCACAGTCGGCAGATATTAGGAAAAGCATACAGAAAATAGCCGGAGTGTTGCAACTGATCGATTACGCCTATGTGGATTCCGTTGATATGGATAAGCTTGTTGAGGATGCCATTATAGAAACTCTTCATGAGCTTGATCCCCATTCATCTTATATTCCTGCAGAAGACCTTGAAAGAACGGAAGAGGAACTGGTTGGGAGTTTCGAGGGGATAGGCGTTACTTTCCAGATTTTTCAGGATACCATCCTGGTCATTTCTCCCATTCCGGGGGGGCCATCGGAGAAAGTAGGCATCATGGCCGGTGACAAGATCATAAAAATTGACGGTGAAGATGCATACGGGAAGAAAATTGATAATGAATATGTTTTCAAACACTTGCGTGGAGAAAAAGGGACAAAAGTAGATGTAGGAATTTATCGTGCAGGAAAGAAAGAGCTAATTGATTATACGATCGTTCGCGATAAAATCCCTATTCATAGCATTGATGCTTCCTATATAATTGAACCTGGTGTGGGTTATATAAAACTCAACCGTTTTTCCAAGACTTCGACGGAGGAATTCCGGGAATCTGTGGCTGATCTGAAATCAAAAGGGATGAAGAAGCTTATTCTTGACCTTAGAGGCAACTCCGGGGGGTATTTGGGTATTGCCGTTGAACTTTCCGATGAGTTCCTTCCTTCCGGCCGCTTGATCGTTTATACCGAGGGTTTGAAAAGCCCCAGGGAAGAATTTGATGCTACCTCTGCAGGCAGTTTTGAAAAGGGTGACCTGATCGTAATGATCGATGAAGGCTCAGCCTCAGCCAGCGAGATTGTTTCAGGGGCTGTTCAGGATTGGGACCGGGGCCTTATCCTGGGCCGGAGATCGTTCGGTAAGGGGTTGGTGCAGCGTCCTTTCGAACTGCTCGACGGTTCCGTGATGCGACTGACCACGGCCAGGTATTATACTCCTACCGGCAGAAGCATTCAGCGCCCGTATGAAAATGGTTTTGACGATTATTACAAGGATTATGTGGAGCGATGGGACAGGGGGGAGATGATACACTCCGACAGCATTCATTTTCCCGATTCTTTGAAGTTTTATACTCCGGGAAACCGTATTGTTTATGGAGGTGGAGGCATCATGCCCGATATCTTCATTCCCTGGGATTCGACATGGATCTCTGATTATTATATCAACCTTCGGAGAAAAGGTATCCTTAACCAGTTCACCATCCAATATGTTAACAGTCACCGGAAAGAGATCCTGAAAAAATACCCGACCCCGGAAGAATATCGCGATAAATACCAGATCACGAATGATATAATGCAACAGTTTATCGACCTGGGAAAAGAGGAAGGTGTGGAATACGATGAGAAAGGTTACGAAGCAAGCGAAGCCGTGCTAAAATCCCAGATTAAAGCCTGGATGGCACGTAATCTTTGGGATGTGAACGCATCCTACATGGTTTTTTCCGAAACCGACGATGCCCTGCAGGAAGCCTTGAAAATCCTGGAAGACGGAACACTTTTCGTGGAGTTGAAAATTCGTCGTTGA
- a CDS encoding dihydroorotate dehydrogenase-like protein, with protein sequence MANLSTRYMGLELRNPIIVGSSGLTATVENIKTLEEKGAAAVVLKSLFEEQINFLINKTMSQDESVNAYPEAMDYISNYTRDNDVDNYLKLIREAKEAVKIPVIASINCISSQEWTTFARKMQDAGADGIELNIFILPADPKRNGEENEAVYFQIIEKVKKQVSIPVAIKISHYFSGFANTALKLSWTGISGMVLFNRFFSPDIDIDKMKVTATHVFSTPEEIYNTLRWVALLSDRLHCDIAASTGIHDGKAMIKQLLAGAKAVQIASVLYRHGFDSIPAMLKDLESWMDKQGFKSTSDFIGKMSIKEAQNPAAYERVQFMKHFAGIE encoded by the coding sequence ATGGCAAATTTATCGACCCGTTATATGGGCCTGGAGCTCAGGAATCCTATTATTGTCGGAAGTTCAGGATTAACCGCCACGGTTGAAAATATTAAAACCCTTGAAGAAAAAGGAGCAGCCGCTGTTGTCCTGAAATCCTTGTTTGAAGAACAGATCAATTTCCTGATCAATAAAACCATGAGCCAGGATGAATCCGTTAACGCTTATCCCGAAGCAATGGATTACATCAGCAATTATACTCGTGATAATGATGTTGATAATTACCTGAAGCTCATCAGGGAAGCCAAAGAGGCCGTAAAAATCCCCGTTATTGCCAGTATTAACTGCATTTCTTCCCAGGAATGGACCACCTTTGCCCGGAAAATGCAGGATGCCGGAGCCGATGGAATTGAACTGAACATATTTATTCTTCCTGCAGACCCTAAAAGAAACGGGGAAGAAAATGAAGCTGTGTATTTTCAGATCATCGAGAAAGTAAAGAAACAGGTTTCCATCCCGGTTGCTATCAAAATCAGCCATTATTTCAGTGGCTTTGCCAATACGGCGTTGAAGCTTTCCTGGACAGGCATATCAGGTATGGTTTTGTTTAACCGTTTCTTCTCACCCGATATCGATATTGATAAGATGAAGGTTACGGCAACCCACGTATTCAGCACCCCGGAAGAAATCTATAATACGCTGAGATGGGTAGCTTTGCTGTCGGATCGTCTGCATTGCGATATTGCTGCTTCCACCGGTATCCACGATGGAAAGGCCATGATCAAGCAACTTCTCGCAGGCGCCAAAGCTGTGCAGATTGCATCCGTTCTGTACCGCCATGGTTTTGATTCCATCCCGGCCATGTTGAAAGACCTGGAATCCTGGATGGATAAGCAAGGGTTTAAATCTACCTCTGATTTCATTGGCAAAATGAGTATCAAAGAGGCACAGAATCCTGCAGCTTATGAGAGGGTTCAGTTTATGAAGCATTTTGCGGGGATTGAATGA